The DNA sequence CGAAGAGCATTCCCTCTTTTACCTCGCGGGAATCTATGGCGAGACCGCTCACCGCCCTTCCCACAGGACCGGAAAGCTCCTGCAGCGACACCTTATACAATATATCCTGCAATTCCTGCATTTAATTCAATTTCAATATAATGGGACTTCCCTTTTTAATTTTTTCACCTGCTTTCAACGATTGTCCCGACACTTTTCCGTTGCCGGTAACAATCGGCTTCAGGCCTGCATTTTCCGCGAGGAACAAAGCATCCTGCAAACCCATTCCTTTGAGGTCCGGAACGAAGCCCGCCTTGAAACTCTTTGCCTGGACGGACAGGGAAGCCTCCCCGGGGCGCGCCGCCACCCAAACGCCTTCCTCTTCCACGGAAAAAGGAATTTGAAGCTTCCGGTAAACAGTCAACAGTTCATTGCCAGCCGCACCGGCTACAGGCGGCAGCACACCGGCTACCTGCGGATACTGCTCCCTGATATCCGGCTGCATGTCCGGCCGGGTGGAATACACTTTATCAGCGATTTCTTTGAAAACGGGCGCAGCAATAGCAGACCCATAGTAACCTCCTTTTGAAGGGGAACTTACGATCACCAGCATGGAGTACTGCGGATTATCCGCCGGAAAATACCCGCAGAAGGATGCCTGGTATTGTTTCTTGCCCTGGCGGTAGCCGTTTGCGCCGTCAGCGATCACGGCCGTCCCGGTTTTTCCGGCTATTTTATAGACCGTGGAGAACAACCGCTTTGCAGTCCCTTCTTCGACAACCGCTTTCAGCAGCTCCTGCGCTTTTTCAATCGTTTCCGGGGAAGCGATCTGGTCATTGATCACCTCCGGTTCTATGACCTTTACCGGCTGGCCGTTTTGCTGTATTTCGGAGACAAAAAGCGGCTTTACCATTTTCCCGTCGTTAGCCACAGCGTTATAAAAAGTGAGCAATTGCAGGGGAGTAAGCAGAACCTCGTAGCCGTGTGCCATCCAGGGAAGGGTGGTCCCGTACCAGTCCTTGTCATCCGGGTCCTTGATCCGCGTGCGGCCTTCGCCCGGAATTTGCAGGCCAAGCTGCTGCCCCAGCCCCATACTTCTAAGCTGGTCGGTAAAATCATCGGGATCGCTTTTATAGGCCTGGTTAATAGCTTTTGCGATAGCCACGTTGGAAGACTCCTCAAAGGCCCGCTTCATGGTGATCGTTTCAGGGATGGTATGGGAATCCCTGATGGTGAGGCCATGGAAGACGGCATATCCCTTGCTCACGTCAATAGGGGTGGCAAGGTTGAATTTCCCGTCTTCAATGCCGGCCATAAAGGTGGCGAGTTTAAAGGTAGAGCCCGGTTCGGAGGAATAGCTGATCGCATAATTGTAGTTTTCGCCGTACACCCCCTCGCTGACCCTTGAAAGGTTCACGACAGCACGAATAGCGCCCGTTTTCACTTCCATGAGAATGGCGGTACCCCATTTGGAATTAGTCGCGATCAGTTGCTTTTTAAGCGCGTTATGGGCAACGTCCTGTATATTGATGTTAAGGGTGGATATAATATCGCAGCCGTCCACCGGGGCGATCTCTTCTTCTTCATTTACCGGTATCCAGACACCGCCGGCTATGCGCCGCATCAGCCGTTTGCCTGACTCCCCGTCAATATATTCATCATACACGCCCTCCAGCCCCACGGGCTGTACGGTAGGCAGTTTATAACCAATGGTACGGCGGGCAAGCTCCCGGAAAGGATAGATGCGCTCGTTATGCCGAACGGCGATAAGCCCGCCTCCGAACTGGCCCCTTCGGAAAATAGGGAAGTCCTTCAATTTCTTCAGTTGATGGAAGCTTATGTCGCGTTTAACGAGGAAATATCTTTCGCCATTTTCTCTTGCATTGCGCAGCACGCTGGCGTAGCGGGCGGCGGAACGGTCCTTGAATAAATTGGAAAGATGCCAGGCAAGGGAATCAAGCTGGCTGTAAAAAAGTTCCTTGGCAAGGCCGTCGGCACGGGTATCCATGCGGATGTCGTACTGGGGGATGGAGGTAGCCATCAGCCGTCCGTCTTCGGAATAAATATTCCCCCTCACCGCATCAACGGTCACGTAAGCCGTGGAAAGGCTGTCAGCCATTGCCCTCCATTTCTCCCCTTCTACCTGTTGTATCTTCCAAATCTGGAAAACAATGGCCAGGGCGAATACAAGGAGGATGGCATATGCCAGGTACACACGCAGGATGATGTCGGTCCGTATCCTCATCTTTCTTACCGCTTCAATATGCTGTCAAGCAGCTCTTTACTTACTTTAATCTTCACCGGGGGGGTAACGGATTCCTTCAAGGCCAGTTCCCCGGCGCGTTCCGCCACCTCGGACTGCTGGCTCAGGTGCATTAATTCCGCCTTGGCTGTAATATACTCCCAACGCAGTTCCTTGAGTTCGGTCCCCCCTTTGTTGATATCCCGCGCCACATCCTCGGCAAAGTGCCTGTCTGATATATAGATCAGAGCAAGTAATGCCAGAAACAGAAAAAAGGGCAAAATTTCCATTGCCCGCTCCCTGCTGACCCATTCTCCCGAAAAAAGAATGGTAAGAAAATTCCGGCCGAAGCGTTTGTCTTCCCTGCTCTGCTGCCTTCCTTCTTTTTCTTCCCTGACCTTGTTCATTTCGCGGAACGTTTAACTGCTATCCTGAGCCTGGCGCTTCTGGCCCGGCTGTTATTGCTGATCTCCTCCGCACCGGGGCGCAAAGGTTTTTTATTTACTCCTTCAAACGGTTTTAGCTCATTCCCATACAGATCCTTCTCGACTTCGCCGCTGAATTTGCCTTTGTTGATGAAATTCTTTACCAGGCGGTCTTCCAGGGAGTGATAAGAAATCACTACAAGGCGCCCCCCTGTCCCAGGACTTCACTACTCTGCTGCAACAGTTCCCGCAGCGCATCCATTTCCTCGTTTACTTCAATGCGCAGGGCCTGGAATACCTGGGCATAGTATTTATTTTCACTTCCCCGCCGCGCGAGCGGCGTCAATACATTTTTTAATTCCTCAACCGTATCAAGCGCTTTATTCACCCTGGCCACGACAATGTTCCGGGCAAGCGTTCTTGCATTCGGCACTTCGCCATACATGCCGAATATCCGGTGCAGGGCTTCTTCAGGATAAGTATTCAGCACGTCGCGGGCATTGCTTTCCAGCTGCCGGTCCATGCGCATATCCAGCATGGCGTTGTGACGGGTGGAAAAGCCCCGGCCGGGACTGTCGAACTGGTGAGAAGAAACCCCAAGGTCGGCAAGGATACCGCTGGCCGGGATCGCATTGTGCAGCCGGCAATATTTTTTCAAATACCGGAAATTCTGTGGCACAAATGTGAACCGCTTATCGTCACGCGGAACGTTTCCCGCCGCATCCTCGTCCTGGTCAAAGGCAATCAGCCGACCCTTATCGCTAAGGCGGCTCAGTATCGCCCGGGAGTGCCCGCCGCCGCCGAATGTGACATCGATATAGGTACCTTCCGGGTTGATATTCAGCCCTTCCACGCTTTCCTCCAGCAAAACCGGTTTATGATAATCCGTCATTCCCGCGTTCAGTTGTTCTGCCCATTACCTCCTCTGCCAGGGCTGAAAAATCTTCCGGCTCATCGGTCAGCAAGTTATCATACAACTGCTTATCCCAGATCTCTATCCTGTTGGAATAGGCAAACAAGACCAGTTCGGTCTTGACACCTGCATATTCCAGCAAGGGTTTCGGCATCAGGATCCTCCCGTTGCCGTCCAGCGAGAGTTCTGTGGCGCCCCGGAAAAAATATCTTGCGAAATCCCTGTTCTTTTTATTGTACAGATTCAGCTTATTTACCTCGCTGCTTATCTTTTGCCATTCATCATAAGGGTAGAGCGCCAGGCATTGTTCAAAGCCACGGTTGACGACAAAACGCTCCTGGGCCTCAGGCGATACCTGTTTCCTTAATCCCACGGGCAGCATGATACGGCCCTTGGCATCAATCTTACATTCATATTCCCCTAAAAACTGCGTCATTACTACACCATCTGCCCAAAAATGTAATGTAAAAGTAAAGGATTTTCCACTTTTTACCACATTTTACCACAAAAAGTTTTCCACAGCTCCCGGAGGCTAAAAAAAGAGCGGTTCCCGGGGGACGGGAACCGCTCTTTTTTTATGATCGCAGTAAGGAAACCAGGAAGGTTCGCGTCGCTGAAAAGGGGCCTGGAGCTGCCGGAATGCGCAAAAAAAAATCTGCACAGGATGTTCCTATGCAGATTTTATAATGTGTTAGCGGCGGGTATTATAAGCCCAGCTTCTTTTTTACCAGCGGTAATATATTGTCGCCATCGGGCTTTACCAGCAGGCCGGTATTACTCGTGTCGAATACGTAAGTGAACTTGCTTTCGGCGGCGACGGCTTTAATGGCATCTTCGGCCTTCTTCAGGATAGGCGCCATCAGCTCATTCTGCTTTTTCAGGTAATCCTGCTGAGATTTCACCTGGAATTGCTGAATGCGCTGGTTGAGATCCTGCAGCTCGCGTTCCCGGGTTTGCTTGATCGCGTCCGCCATCGTAGCCTGGTTTTCACGATACTCGGTCAGCTTCTCGTCAAAACTCTCCTGCATGGTCTGCAGGTTTTTTTCCAGGTCCCGGGCAAAAGTAGTTAACTGCGAATCCACTTCCGTGGTTTCAGGCATTAACTCAATCAGTTCTGCTGAATTAATATATCCGATCTTTAGTTGCGCTTTTGCCGGGCTTGCCGCAATTGTCAATGCTCCTAAAAGCACTAAAGACTTAACAATGTAATTCATCATACTACTTAATTAATTCCAAGCTCCTTTTTTACAAGGGGTAACACATTATCACCCTCCGGGCCATGGAGAATGGCGTTGCTGTCCAGAATGTAAGTGAACTTGCTGGAAGCGGCTACTGCCTTGATAGCCGTCTGCACCTTTTCGAGGATGGGGCCCATCAGTTCCTCGCGCTTCTTTTGCATGTCCTGCTGTGACTTGAGCTGGAACTGGTCTATCCGCTCGTTAAGGTCCTGCAGTTCTTTTTCCTTACTTTCCTTTACCGCGTCAGCCATGGTTGCCTGCTGCTCCTGGTATTCGGCGAACTTGGTTTGCAGGTCCTGCTGCATGGGCTGCAGGGTTTGCTGCAGCTTTTGCGCGAAAGCGTTAAACTGTGAATCGGCTGCCTTTGTTTCAGGCATGAGAGCAATAAGTTCTGAGGTATTCAGGTAACCTATTTTTATTTGCGCCTGGGCCACGTTCCCTATCAGCAAACAGCATGCTGCCACTCCCAAACATTTGATTAGATACTTCATGATTTTTTTCTATCTTTTTTTAACTCTTTATTTGATACTCTCTACTATATATATTGCTAAGCATATTATTCCACGAATTCCCCCGGGTTAAGGCCCAGGGCTTCCAGTACGTCGTCGCTTTTATCAAAGCGCTCATCGGCGTAAAGCATAATCAGCTCGCTGGTCCGGTCAAAGATCACGGCATATAAGCCTTCCTTGGCCACCTCTTCGACAGCTTTATATATTTTATCCTGGATGGGTTTTACCAGTTCCTTTCGCTTCTGGTAAAGTTCTCCTTCAAAGCCAAACTTGCCCCGTTGATAATCCCGCAGCGCTTGTTCCTTTTCCACGATCTCCTCTTCGCGCTTCTGACGCATCTCCGGAGTCAGCAATACCTGTTCCGACTGGTAGGCCTTGTACATTTGCTCAATCTCCGCCTGCCGCCGTTCAATGTCCTGCTGCCATTGCCCGGATAAAGCATCCAGCTGCTGTTGCGCCTCTGCATATTCGGGCATATGCCGCAAAATATATTCCGAATCAATATACCCGAATTTTTGAGCATGCGAAGAAAGCACTCCTCCGCAAATAATCAAAACTAAAAACAGTAATTTTTTCATAAAATACCCGATCTTAACAAAGCCCGCCTAAAAGCCTGCAGTTACAAGCTCTTTAAGCGTTGAACCTTGAATTTAAACCATTGCAAAGCTTCATCTAAAAACTAAAACTGTTTAAAACGCCTGGTTAATGGTAAACTGGAATGGCTGCTTGGCATCCGGGTTGCCCGGTATTTCATCAAACGCCACACCATAATCCAATCCCAGTAATCCAAAAATAGGTAAAAAGATACGAACACCCACACCGGCCGAACGTTTAACATTAAAGGGGTTAAAATGTCCGAAAGTTGGCCAGGTATTACCTCCTTCAGCAAATGCCAGTACAAAAATATTGGCGGAAGAGGCAACACTGATTGGATAACGCAGCTCCATCACATACTTATTGTATATAGGGCTTCCTACCCGCTCGCTGCCCCCCGGCGGGATCACCGCCGCATCCGAATACCCTCTGAGCCCCACAATTTCGGCCGCATTCAGGTTGTAGAACTGCTGCATACCGCTGCCACCCAGCAGGAACCTTTCAAAGAAGGTAAGGCCAAGATCGCGGTTGTAGGTTCCTACAAAACCAAAATCCGCCTGGGTCTTCAGCACCAGTTTACCCACTACCGGTGTAAACCACTGGCTGTTAAATTTCCATTTATGGAACTCTGTTAGCCGGTATTTTTCCTGCAGGGACATATTCGGGTCGCTGTAGTCCTTGTTATTGAACAGGGAGTACGGCGGCGTAAACTGTACGCTCAGCGCTATGTTCGAACCGGAGGTCGGGAAGATCGGGTGGTTCAGTGAAGTCCTTGAGAACTGCTCTGTTAAACTGAACGTATAGGATTTACCTGTATCATAAATAAAAGCGTTCGAATACCAGTCATTAAGCTTGTACCTTTCAAAACTCAGCACGGACGACAGTTTAAAATAGTTATCCGGCCATTTCAGGTCCTTTTCCAGCCCGACATTCACCCCGTTCATCGCCAGGAGTTCATCAGGATCGGTATTGTAGTAGCTATAGCTGGTTTGCCTTGAACTGAAGAAACCAACCGTCAGGCGCTGCGGCTTGCGCCCGCCCAGCCAGGGTTCCGAAAACGTAAAGGAGAAGTTCTGGTAATACCGGCCGTTCGTTTGCATCGCAATGGAGAGCCGCTGACCGTCGCCGCTGGGTAACAGACCTCCCCAATTTCCTGAAAACAGTTTCTTTACCGAGAAATTATTGAAGGTAAGCCCAAGCGTCCCGATAATACGCCCGCCGCCGAAACCGCCGGAAAGCTGGATCTGGTCGGAAGGCCGTTCCTCTACCGTATATTCAATATCAACCGTGCCGTTCCCCGGGTCGGGAATAGGCCGCACATTCAGTTTCTCCTCGTTAAAATAGCCGAGTCCGCGAAGTTCGTTAATGGTTCTGACGACTTCGGCCTGGCTGTAGGTTTCCCCGGGGATGGTATAGATCTCCCGGTAAATCACCTTATCGTTCGTACGGTCGTTTCCTTTAACGAAGACTTCGTCAATAGTCGCTTGTTCCCCTTCAAAAACCCTGAGTTCCAGGTTGATCGTATCCCCTTCCACCCCAACGGTCACCGGCGTGATATTGGAAAAGAGATAGCCGTTATTAAGGTAAAGGGACGCCACATCATCACTATTGAGGGCTCCGCCGGTAAGCCGCTTGTTAAGCCTTTCCTCGTCATAGATATCGCCCTTTTCTATTTTAAGAAGCTGGTTGAGCTGCCGGTCGGTATATTTGGCATTCCCCACCCAGGTCATGTCGCCGAAATAATATTTCTTTCCCTCGCTGAGGGTAATATCCACGTTTACGGAACGGTCATCAAAACGGTAAACGCTATCGGATACAATAGCTATGTCGCGAAATCCTCTTTTCATGTACTCGGCAAGGAGCTTATCCTTATCTTCCTCGTACTTGGCCGGTACAAACTTCTTGGAACCGAAGATCTTATAGAATTTCTTCTCTTTTGTATTCTTCATGAACTTCTTCAGCTTCCCGTTGGAAATGCTTTCATTTCCATAAAAAGTGATCTCGTTCACTTTAATTTTCCCTTTTTTATCCACGGTGATCACTACATCGGAGTATCCCGCCCTGGTACTGTCGGCGCGCGGAAACGCGCTGACCTCGGTAAAAAGGTAGCCCTTTTCGGTAAAATGCTCCCTGGCTATGTTTTTCAGCCGGTTGAGCAAGTTTTGGTTCACCGGCCGGTTGGTGTACCTTTCAAATTTTTCTTTCAGGTCGGATGTCGCAGACTTTTTCACCCCCCGGAATACCAGGTTTGACATCCGCGAGGCTTCTTCCAGATCAATATTCAGAAAAACGGTATCGCCGCTGAACTTTACCGGCTCGATAGCCACGTCGTTGAACAATCCCTGGCCCCAGAGATTCCTGATAGCTCCTGTAATCTGATCACCCGGGATCCGAATGCGCTGTCCCGGCCGGAGCTTCGAGATCGTGATCAGGATATCCTTTTCCAGCTTTTTGGTGCCCGAAACCGTGATACCGCCGATTATGTATTCCTTAGGTTCACTGTAATTAATCTCCTGGGCGCTCAGATTAAAGCCTGCAAGAATTCCAACAAAAAGTAAGAGATTCCTGATCTTTTTCATGCAATTGGTGTTATAGTACTTAAAATTAATGCACGATTTGTTCACTCGTCTGACCAAATCGGCGTTCGCGGCCCTGGAAACTGATAATGGCGTCGTAAAAATCGTCGCGCCGGAAATCAGGCCAGAATTTTTCCGTAAAGTAAAGTTCTGCGTAAGCAATTTGCCAGAGCAGGAAATTACTAATGCGGTGTTCGCCGCTGGTACGTATCATAAGCTCGGGATCAGGCATATCAGCAGTGCAAAGCAGGGAGCTAACGTATTCCTCGGTAATATCATCGGGCTGCACCCTGCCTTCCGCTGCCATAGCTGCTGCTTTTTTCATTGCCTGGGTAATTTCCCAGCGCGCGCTGTAACTAAGGGCAAGGTTAAGGGTCATCCGCGTATTCTTCCTGGTCAGCTCAATTGCTTCCATAAGTTCTGTATAGCAATTCTTTGGTAATTCGCCCAGGTTACCAATGGTTCCCAGGCGAATTTCGTTTTTCATTAACGTTTTTACTTCCTTATGTATTGTAGAAACCAATAATTCCATTAAAGCATTTACCTCATATTGAGGGCGTTTCCAATTTTCCGTGGAAAAAGCATACAATGTTACATACTTTATTCCAAGTTCCGCAGCGGCCTCAACTGTATCGCGTACAGCCTTTACGCCGTTCTGATGCCCCAGCACTCTTCTCAGTCCCTTCTTCTTCGCCCAGCGCCCGTTCCCGTCCATAATAATTGCCACATGACGGGGCAACCTTGCTTTGTCAATTTGGTCCTGTTTACTCATTATTCTCTACCCCAATCTGAAAACGCAGGGCACCACGAAGATACAAAGGTATAGGATATGCCGATAACCGCAAAGAGATACGTATCTTTTTTCAGTAAATCGCCCCGCTGAAGGCCGGAAGGGTTCTCCGGCGCCCGGTTAAGACGCCTGTCTGAGAAATATTTCGAAAGCGGGGCGGGCGGATCCGTCGTTTCAAAGACCGCCGGATCGGGATAATAACCGCTCACGTCGTCCAGGAAGTCGGTAAAAGTAGGGCGATAACCCATTTCGCCGGTCAGGTTCCAGTTGCGCCCCAGATTGAACTTTACGCCGATCCCAATGGGAATAGCCATTTGGGCGAGTTTATATTTATCGGGGTATCCGGGCAATCCCTGGCCTTCGGTACCAAGATCGCGTAAACGGTACCATTCTTCACTGCCACTGCCGGAAGGTGTGCCCTTCGCTTCAGGGTCAAAACTAAAGACAGAAATGCCCGTGAAAAGATAGGGACTGAACTTTTCATTCCCCCACAGCGGGTTATAGCGGAAAAAATTAAACTCGAACTGGACGGAAAATTCGTTTAACGGTGATCGGAAATATAAGTTTCGCGACTCCTGGTAAGGATTACCGGAAGTAGCGTCGCTTCCCTGCAGGGTACCGTGAAGAAATGAGAATTTAACCGAATTACGGGGATTTATGTTCCAGCGAAGAAGGGCTCCCAGCGCTGGATGAGAGTACCGCTGGTAATTATGCGTATTCAGATCTCCCATATATCCGGACCCGCCTGCCAGCAGGCCTACTTCAATTTTCTGAGCCCCCGCCTCCCCGAAGGAAAGCAGGAGAATTAATACGATTCCTGTGATCTTTACTATCCCCGGCATGAATTTCAATAATTACGGGTATCCAGGCCCCACATCAATTTGTTTCTTAACGTGCCGAAATAGCTTTCATTGTTCAGGCGAACCAGATTAATAGAAAAGCGCTCCTTCCTTATGCTGAGCCTCGTACCTATATCAACGGTCTCCTTCCGCGAGTCCATGAATACCTGGAACCGGCATCCTCTGCTGTCCACCTCGAAAGAAAGTTCGCTCATGTCATTCACTACAACCGGACGCACGCTGAGATTATGGGGGCAAATAGGTGTGATCAGGAAATTATTGCTGCCGGGAAGAATAATAGGGCCTCCGCAACTTAGCGAGTAGGCCGTGGACCCGGTAGGGGTTGCTACAATAAGGCCGTCCGCCCAGTAAGAATTCAGGAATTCGCCGTTCAGGTAGGAATGTATAATGATCATGGAAGCGTCCTCGCCCCTGTAAATGGTCATTTCATTCAGGGCATAATTGAGACCCCCAAAAAGCTGATCATCGGTTCTCAGCTGCAGGAGGCTTCGCTCGTCAAAAGTAAACTCTCCCTGGAAAAGGCTTTCAATAGCTTTCTCGATATCTATTTTATTAATACTTGCCAGGAACCCGAGCCGCCCCAGGTTGATCCCCAGCACCGGCAGCCCCGAATCGCGGATAAGCGTAACCGTATCAAGCAGGGTTCCGTCACCACCCAGGCTTAAAAGGAAACTTGCATCCCGGGGCAGGTCTTCGTGCGAGCTGAATACCCCCGTTCGAGCGGCTTCGCCTATCTGCTGCTCCAGGATAAAATTGCGAAAAGGTTCATAAATGGAAACTTCAGCATCGTACTTCTCCAGGATCTGCAGCACTTCTTGTATATAGGGGAAAGAATGTTCGCCGAACTGCCTGCCGTAAATAGCTATCCTCATAGCCCAAATCTACTCATATATTTAAATAATGCATGAACGAATCAAAACGGTCCATGGTATCATCCCTATGAGAAGCCTGGTGAAAACTTGCCTTTACCAGGTAATTAAAGCGTTCAAAGGAAGCGATTATATGGGTAAGGTCTGTTTTACTGATCTTCATGGTCAGTTCCAGTTTCGTGGAGCCGGAGAACGACCGGATATAAGAGCTGAGAACAAAGGCATCGTTCGCCTCGACAATCCGCGCAATCTCCGATAGCTGAAAATCCCGCGCGCCAAGCTCCAGTACAACGATCCCTCCCGGATGATCCACAGCGGTAAGCTGCGCAAAATAGGTCACCAGCGAATTCATGGATATAAGCCCAAGGTATTTCTTTTTTTCATCCACCACGGGAACCGCCGTAAGCTGCAGCTCATGGACCATCCTGATCACATCGTATACATGCTGGGAATCCTGAACGGACTGATAAAGAGGAAGGCTGGTACCGATTGGCTGGGAATGATCGGCAATTTCAATCAGGTCCTGGTCGGAAACCAGCCCGAGGAAATCCATCCCGTTCACCACCGGCAAATGACTTACCCGAAATTCGTCCATGCGGTCGAATGCCGTCTGAACACTGTTTGAAGTTTTCAGGGCTGGAATATAATCGCTTAATAACTCGACCGCTAGCATTTCCTTCGTTTCAAGTTCAAACTTTTCAGTTTGTAGTTTTTAGTTTATAGTTTCCCAAGGCCAAAGTTCAAAGTTCAAAGTTCAAAGTTCAAAGTTTCAAGTTTTTAGTTTCTAGTCCAAGGCCAAAGTTTCAAGTTTATAGTTTTTAGTTTCCAGTCCTAAGGCCAAAGTTCAAAGTTTCCAGTTTCCAGTTTATAGTTTCTAGTCCAAGGCCACAGTTTCAAGTTTATAGTTTTTAGTTTCCAGTCCCAAGGCCACAGTTTCAAGTTTATAGTTTATAGTTTCGAGTTCAAAGTTTCAGTTTCCAGTTTTTTTGAAGGAACGAATAAGTTTCAGGTCTTTAGTTTCCAGTTTTTAGTTTTAGAAGGCCTGTCTCGGGGCCTGGAACCTTAAAACGGAAAGGGTTCGCACGTTGATTCCCGAAACTCTAAACCAAAAACTACAAACTACAAACCAAAAACTACAAACTACAAACTATAAACAATAAAAACTATTT is a window from the Anseongella ginsenosidimutans genome containing:
- a CDS encoding penicillin-binding protein, with amino-acid sequence MRIRTDIILRVYLAYAILLVFALAIVFQIWKIQQVEGEKWRAMADSLSTAYVTVDAVRGNIYSEDGRLMATSIPQYDIRMDTRADGLAKELFYSQLDSLAWHLSNLFKDRSAARYASVLRNARENGERYFLVKRDISFHQLKKLKDFPIFRRGQFGGGLIAVRHNERIYPFRELARRTIGYKLPTVQPVGLEGVYDEYIDGESGKRLMRRIAGGVWIPVNEEEEIAPVDGCDIISTLNINIQDVAHNALKKQLIATNSKWGTAILMEVKTGAIRAVVNLSRVSEGVYGENYNYAISYSSEPGSTFKLATFMAGIEDGKFNLATPIDVSKGYAVFHGLTIRDSHTIPETITMKRAFEESSNVAIAKAINQAYKSDPDDFTDQLRSMGLGQQLGLQIPGEGRTRIKDPDDKDWYGTTLPWMAHGYEVLLTPLQLLTFYNAVANDGKMVKPLFVSEIQQNGQPVKVIEPEVINDQIASPETIEKAQELLKAVVEEGTAKRLFSTVYKIAGKTGTAVIADGANGYRQGKKQYQASFCGYFPADNPQYSMLVIVSSPSKGGYYGSAIAAPVFKEIADKVYSTRPDMQPDIREQYPQVAGVLPPVAGAAGNELLTVYRKLQIPFSVEEEGVWVAARPGEASLSVQAKSFKAGFVPDLKGMGLQDALFLAENAGLKPIVTGNGKVSGQSLKAGEKIKKGSPIILKLN
- a CDS encoding FtsL-like putative cell division protein, giving the protein MNKVREEKEGRQQSREDKRFGRNFLTILFSGEWVSRERAMEILPFFLFLALLALIYISDRHFAEDVARDINKGGTELKELRWEYITAKAELMHLSQQSEVAERAGELALKESVTPPVKIKVSKELLDSILKR
- the mraZ gene encoding division/cell wall cluster transcriptional repressor MraZ, which produces MTQFLGEYECKIDAKGRIMLPVGLRKQVSPEAQERFVVNRGFEQCLALYPYDEWQKISSEVNKLNLYNKKNRDFARYFFRGATELSLDGNGRILMPKPLLEYAGVKTELVLFAYSNRIEIWDKQLYDNLLTDEPEDFSALAEEVMGRTTERGNDGLS
- a CDS encoding OmpH family outer membrane protein, which translates into the protein MMNYIVKSLVLLGALTIAASPAKAQLKIGYINSAELIELMPETTEVDSQLTTFARDLEKNLQTMQESFDEKLTEYRENQATMADAIKQTRERELQDLNQRIQQFQVKSQQDYLKKQNELMAPILKKAEDAIKAVAAESKFTYVFDTSNTGLLVKPDGDNILPLVKKKLGL
- a CDS encoding OmpH family outer membrane protein, with the translated sequence MKYLIKCLGVAACCLLIGNVAQAQIKIGYLNTSELIALMPETKAADSQFNAFAQKLQQTLQPMQQDLQTKFAEYQEQQATMADAVKESKEKELQDLNERIDQFQLKSQQDMQKKREELMGPILEKVQTAIKAVAASSKFTYILDSNAILHGPEGDNVLPLVKKELGIN
- a CDS encoding OmpH family outer membrane protein, with amino-acid sequence MKKLLFLVLIICGGVLSSHAQKFGYIDSEYILRHMPEYAEAQQQLDALSGQWQQDIERRQAEIEQMYKAYQSEQVLLTPEMRQKREEEIVEKEQALRDYQRGKFGFEGELYQKRKELVKPIQDKIYKAVEEVAKEGLYAVIFDRTSELIMLYADERFDKSDDVLEALGLNPGEFVE
- the bamA gene encoding outer membrane protein assembly factor BamA, yielding MKKIRNLLLFVGILAGFNLSAQEINYSEPKEYIIGGITVSGTKKLEKDILITISKLRPGQRIRIPGDQITGAIRNLWGQGLFNDVAIEPVKFSGDTVFLNIDLEEASRMSNLVFRGVKKSATSDLKEKFERYTNRPVNQNLLNRLKNIAREHFTEKGYLFTEVSAFPRADSTRAGYSDVVITVDKKGKIKVNEITFYGNESISNGKLKKFMKNTKEKKFYKIFGSKKFVPAKYEEDKDKLLAEYMKRGFRDIAIVSDSVYRFDDRSVNVDITLSEGKKYYFGDMTWVGNAKYTDRQLNQLLKIEKGDIYDEERLNKRLTGGALNSDDVASLYLNNGYLFSNITPVTVGVEGDTINLELRVFEGEQATIDEVFVKGNDRTNDKVIYREIYTIPGETYSQAEVVRTINELRGLGYFNEEKLNVRPIPDPGNGTVDIEYTVEERPSDQIQLSGGFGGGRIIGTLGLTFNNFSVKKLFSGNWGGLLPSGDGQRLSIAMQTNGRYYQNFSFTFSEPWLGGRKPQRLTVGFFSSRQTSYSYYNTDPDELLAMNGVNVGLEKDLKWPDNYFKLSSVLSFERYKLNDWYSNAFIYDTGKSYTFSLTEQFSRTSLNHPIFPTSGSNIALSVQFTPPYSLFNNKDYSDPNMSLQEKYRLTEFHKWKFNSQWFTPVVGKLVLKTQADFGFVGTYNRDLGLTFFERFLLGGSGMQQFYNLNAAEIVGLRGYSDAAVIPPGGSERVGSPIYNKYVMELRYPISVASSANIFVLAFAEGGNTWPTFGHFNPFNVKRSAGVGVRIFLPIFGLLGLDYGVAFDEIPGNPDAKQPFQFTINQAF
- a CDS encoding isoprenyl transferase; the encoded protein is MSKQDQIDKARLPRHVAIIMDGNGRWAKKKGLRRVLGHQNGVKAVRDTVEAAAELGIKYVTLYAFSTENWKRPQYEVNALMELLVSTIHKEVKTLMKNEIRLGTIGNLGELPKNCYTELMEAIELTRKNTRMTLNLALSYSARWEITQAMKKAAAMAAEGRVQPDDITEEYVSSLLCTADMPDPELMIRTSGEHRISNFLLWQIAYAELYFTEKFWPDFRRDDFYDAIISFQGRERRFGQTSEQIVH
- a CDS encoding DUF6089 family protein — protein: MPGIVKITGIVLILLLSFGEAGAQKIEVGLLAGGSGYMGDLNTHNYQRYSHPALGALLRWNINPRNSVKFSFLHGTLQGSDATSGNPYQESRNLYFRSPLNEFSVQFEFNFFRYNPLWGNEKFSPYLFTGISVFSFDPEAKGTPSGSGSEEWYRLRDLGTEGQGLPGYPDKYKLAQMAIPIGIGVKFNLGRNWNLTGEMGYRPTFTDFLDDVSGYYPDPAVFETTDPPAPLSKYFSDRRLNRAPENPSGLQRGDLLKKDTYLFAVIGISYTFVSSWCPAFSDWGRE
- a CDS encoding NAD kinase, which codes for MRIAIYGRQFGEHSFPYIQEVLQILEKYDAEVSIYEPFRNFILEQQIGEAARTGVFSSHEDLPRDASFLLSLGGDGTLLDTVTLIRDSGLPVLGINLGRLGFLASINKIDIEKAIESLFQGEFTFDERSLLQLRTDDQLFGGLNYALNEMTIYRGEDASMIIIHSYLNGEFLNSYWADGLIVATPTGSTAYSLSCGGPIILPGSNNFLITPICPHNLSVRPVVVNDMSELSFEVDSRGCRFQVFMDSRKETVDIGTRLSIRKERFSINLVRLNNESYFGTLRNKLMWGLDTRNY